Proteins encoded in a region of the Streptococcus sanguinis genome:
- the rpoE gene encoding DNA-directed RNA polymerase subunit delta — protein sequence MELEVFAGQEKSELSMIEVARAILEARGRDHEMYFNDLVNEIQNYLEKSNSEIRDALPLFYTELNVDGSFIPLGDNKWGLRSWYAIDEVDEEIIALEETDEDDAPKKRKKKRVNAFMDGDEDAIDYSDDDPEDEDGYEADPALSYDEENPDDEKNEVEAYDAEINEIAPDDLGEEVELNEEDDDYSDEDTETEEEE from the coding sequence TTGGAATTAGAAGTATTTGCTGGACAGGAAAAAAGTGAGCTTTCTATGATTGAAGTGGCGCGTGCCATTTTGGAAGCCCGCGGACGCGACCATGAGATGTATTTTAATGATTTGGTCAATGAAATTCAAAACTATCTGGAAAAATCAAACAGTGAGATTCGTGATGCTCTGCCTTTATTCTACACAGAACTCAATGTAGACGGCAGCTTTATTCCGCTGGGAGATAATAAATGGGGCCTGCGTTCATGGTATGCTATTGACGAAGTGGATGAAGAAATCATTGCTTTGGAAGAGACTGATGAGGACGACGCACCTAAGAAACGCAAGAAGAAACGCGTCAATGCCTTTATGGATGGCGACGAGGATGCCATTGACTACAGCGATGACGATCCAGAAGATGAGGACGGCTACGAAGCAGATCCAGCTCTCTCATACGATGAGGAAAATCCAGACGATGAGAAGAACGAAGTGGAAGCTTATGATGCTGAAATCAACGAAATTGCTCCAGATGATCTAGGTGAAGAAGTCGAACTCAACGAAGAAGATGACGACTACTCTGACGAAGACACGGAGACCGAAGAGGAAGAATAA
- a CDS encoding bifunctional hydroxymethylpyrimidine kinase/phosphomethylpyrimidine kinase, with the protein MKNKLILALSGNDIFSGGGLHADLATYTVNGLHGFVAVTCLTAMTDKGFEVIPVEEEVFTQQLASLKAVPFSAIKIGLLPNLEIAEQALAFVKQHADIPVVLDPVLVCKENHDLEVSALREEIIKFFPYVSIITPNLAEAQLLTQKEIKTLEDMQAAAKELYDLGAKHVVVKSGNRLSKERAVDVYYDGRDFEVMESPVLASNNTGAGCTFASSIASQLLLGKSPLAAVQLSKDFVYRAIQRSDQYGVVQYEK; encoded by the coding sequence ATGAAGAATAAGTTGATTTTAGCCCTTTCGGGCAATGATATTTTCAGCGGCGGTGGGCTGCACGCTGATTTGGCTACCTATACGGTCAATGGCCTGCATGGTTTCGTAGCTGTGACTTGCCTGACGGCTATGACTGACAAGGGGTTTGAGGTCATCCCAGTTGAGGAAGAGGTTTTTACCCAGCAGTTAGCCAGTCTCAAGGCTGTTCCTTTTTCTGCTATTAAGATAGGACTTTTACCCAATCTGGAAATAGCAGAGCAGGCTTTGGCTTTTGTCAAGCAGCATGCTGATATACCAGTAGTGCTGGATCCTGTTCTGGTCTGCAAGGAAAATCATGACTTGGAAGTTAGTGCGCTGAGAGAAGAAATCATCAAGTTTTTCCCTTATGTCAGCATCATCACGCCAAATCTGGCAGAAGCTCAGCTATTGACCCAAAAAGAAATCAAAACTCTAGAGGATATGCAGGCTGCAGCCAAGGAGCTCTATGATTTGGGAGCCAAGCATGTGGTGGTTAAGAGCGGCAATCGCTTAAGCAAGGAGCGGGCGGTGGATGTTTACTATGACGGTCGAGATTTTGAGGTCATGGAATCGCCAGTGCTGGCCAGCAACAATACCGGAGCGGGCTGCACATTTGCTTCCAGCATTGCCAGTCAGCTGCTTCTGGGTAAGTCTCCGCTTGCAGCAGTTCAATTGTCTAAAGATTTTGTTTACAGAGCGATTCAGCGCTCAGATCAATATGGGGTAGTTCAGTATGAGAAATAA
- a CDS encoding B3/4 domain-containing protein has translation MKFVIDKSLGELGIKSVVIGIAKNVNPHAELSSSFLKKKKEMEDWALACDLDEVLESPVVQGYIEILQRVGRSVKKNPPTVPALIRNIQHRGSLPHINSIIDIYNVEALHSLLAIGGHDFDKIEGQIEFTVSQKEDVFLPILSKEKHVAKTDYVYRDAKGILAWLDVRDSEYYKFDEETKAAIFIIQGNANTSVEMRLAALERIRHDLAECMPDVEFETHVISIGENG, from the coding sequence ATGAAATTTGTCATTGATAAGAGTCTGGGTGAACTAGGCATAAAAAGTGTCGTTATCGGGATTGCCAAGAATGTCAATCCTCATGCAGAACTGTCTTCCTCATTTCTAAAAAAGAAAAAGGAAATGGAAGACTGGGCTTTAGCCTGCGACTTGGATGAGGTGCTTGAGTCGCCGGTGGTTCAAGGTTATATAGAGATACTGCAGCGCGTAGGTCGCAGTGTCAAGAAAAATCCTCCGACGGTTCCTGCTCTGATTCGCAATATCCAGCACCGAGGCTCGCTCCCTCATATTAATAGCATTATTGATATTTATAACGTTGAAGCCCTGCATTCCCTACTGGCTATTGGAGGGCATGATTTTGATAAGATTGAAGGTCAGATAGAATTCACCGTAAGCCAAAAGGAAGATGTTTTTCTGCCTATTTTGTCCAAGGAGAAGCATGTTGCCAAGACGGACTATGTCTATCGGGATGCCAAAGGCATTTTGGCTTGGCTGGATGTACGTGACAGCGAGTATTATAAGTTTGATGAGGAGACCAAGGCTGCCATTTTCATCATTCAGGGGAATGCCAATACCTCTGTCGAAATGCGTCTGGCAGCCTTGGAACGAATCCGTCACGATTTAGCAGAGTGCATGCCTGATGTAGAATTTGAAACACATGTCATTAGTATTGGTGAAAATGGATGA
- a CDS encoding TIGR01440 family protein — MDLAKIGAETRQIVLDVLDKAALVEGDIFVLGLSSSEVVGGHIGQSSSLEVGQIIVKTILDILEEKGIFLAVQGCEHLNRALVVERALANKKGLEIVNVLPTLHAGGSGQLAAFQYMKDPVEVEFIVAQAGLDIGDTAIGMHVKHVQIPIRPILKELGAAHVTALASRPKLIGGARAAYTEDKIRKG, encoded by the coding sequence ATGGACTTAGCTAAGATTGGAGCAGAAACTCGTCAGATTGTTCTAGATGTTTTGGACAAGGCTGCCTTGGTCGAGGGAGATATTTTTGTTCTGGGTCTATCCTCTAGTGAGGTTGTCGGAGGCCATATCGGTCAGAGTTCCAGTCTGGAAGTAGGACAGATCATTGTCAAAACCATACTGGATATCTTAGAAGAGAAAGGTATCTTTTTAGCGGTCCAGGGATGTGAGCATCTCAATCGCGCCCTCGTAGTCGAAAGAGCCTTGGCAAACAAGAAGGGTTTGGAAATTGTCAATGTTCTGCCTACTCTTCATGCTGGAGGCAGCGGTCAGCTAGCAGCTTTCCAATACATGAAGGATCCTGTCGAGGTGGAGTTTATCGTTGCTCAGGCGGGGCTGGACATTGGAGATACTGCTATCGGCATGCATGTCAAGCACGTGCAGATTCCTATCCGACCGATTCTCAAGGAATTGGGAGCTGCCCATGTCACAGCTTTAGCCAGCCGTCCCAAGCTGATTGGCGGCGCTAGAGCGGCCTATACAGAGGATAAAATCAGGAAGGGATAA
- a CDS encoding CPBP family glutamic-type intramembrane protease: MKSSKKSYLKLSLLLLFFIFYWLIVNLLFHNAAFFWLLLLAGMALAVIAKSYYKLSKRDWITAIILGFLAVFSNPIFAALTVLTYLASSLLLKEKEKFRTLLRLNSPKQAALALILGLLVGFVLGFFNLALAQEPISLPGSFPIQAVLDALRAGVFEEVSFRLFFFAIIIYLTKKDTFSKVENLLVYGILILPHTLIHFSLEKFDIGSVLILSLVFGLPFAFLLRKQGLYSAITAHTVVDLLRFVFLGI; encoded by the coding sequence ATGAAAAGCAGTAAAAAATCTTATCTGAAGCTAAGCTTGCTTCTTCTCTTTTTTATTTTCTATTGGCTAATAGTCAATCTTTTATTTCATAATGCAGCGTTTTTTTGGCTCCTTTTATTAGCTGGTATGGCCCTGGCTGTAATTGCTAAGAGCTACTACAAACTTTCAAAAAGGGACTGGATAACAGCTATTATTCTGGGATTTTTGGCGGTTTTTTCGAATCCTATTTTTGCTGCTTTGACTGTCCTGACTTATCTGGCTAGCAGTCTTTTATTGAAGGAAAAGGAAAAATTCAGAACCCTTTTAAGACTCAATAGTCCGAAACAAGCAGCTCTTGCTTTGATTTTGGGGCTTCTTGTGGGCTTTGTGCTGGGGTTTTTCAATCTCGCTTTGGCACAAGAGCCTATCAGTCTACCAGGCTCTTTTCCTATTCAGGCTGTCCTAGATGCTCTCCGCGCAGGTGTATTTGAAGAAGTATCTTTTAGATTATTTTTCTTTGCTATTATCATTTACCTGACTAAAAAAGATACTTTTTCAAAAGTGGAGAATTTGTTAGTTTATGGTATTCTGATCTTGCCTCATACTCTGATTCACTTTAGTCTGGAAAAGTTTGATATAGGAAGTGTCCTTATTCTTAGTCTTGTTTTCGGCTTGCCTTTTGCTTTTTTGCTTCGGAAACAGGGGCTCTACAGCGCCATAACGGCCCATACTGTAGTCGATTTGCTTAGGTTCGTTTTTTTAGGAATTTGA
- a CDS encoding ECF transporter S component, with protein sequence MRNNQVKKLVILAFITALSVVLGNFVKIPTATGFLTLLDVGIYFTAFYFGRKEAAIVGGLTGFLIDMIAGYPQWMIFSLICHGLQGFFAGFEGKKRYLGLILAAVAMVGGYALFDSIMNGVGAGLAGILGNFMQNAFGLAVGFALYKAFPESLKKTVTVK encoded by the coding sequence ATGAGAAATAATCAAGTTAAAAAATTAGTTATCTTAGCTTTCATCACAGCACTGTCTGTGGTTTTGGGGAATTTTGTGAAAATCCCAACGGCGACAGGCTTTTTGACATTGTTGGATGTAGGGATTTATTTTACAGCTTTCTACTTTGGGCGCAAGGAAGCTGCTATTGTGGGAGGACTGACAGGCTTTTTGATTGATATGATTGCCGGCTATCCTCAGTGGATGATTTTCAGCCTTATTTGCCACGGACTTCAGGGTTTCTTTGCTGGCTTTGAGGGCAAGAAACGATATTTGGGGCTGATTTTGGCCGCGGTGGCTATGGTCGGTGGCTACGCCCTCTTTGACAGTATCATGAATGGTGTCGGAGCAGGCCTGGCTGGAATCTTAGGCAATTTTATGCAGAATGCATTTGGTTTAGCAGTCGGTTTTGCCCTTTACAAAGCTTTCCCGGAGAGTTTGAAAAAGACAGTCACAGTGAAATAA
- the tig gene encoding trigger factor: protein MSVSFENKETNRGLLTFSISQEKIKPALDRVFNSVKKDIAVPGFRKGRLPRAIFNQRFGEEALYQDALNALLPEAYEAAVKEVGIEVVAQPQFDVESMEKGQDWVIKAEVVTKPEVKLGAYKDLEVTVEASKEVTDAEVDERIERERNNLAELVLKEGPAADGDTVVIDFVGSVDGVEFDGGKGDNFSLGLGSGQFIPGFEEQLVGHSAGETVDVVVTFPEDYQAEDLAGKEAKFVTTIHEVKEKEVPALDDELAKDIDEEVETLDELKEKYRKELSEAKETAYNDAVEAAAIDKAVANAEIVDLPAEMVHEEVHRAVNEFLGNMQRQGISPDMYFQITGTTQEDLHKQYEADAESRTKTNLVVEAVAKAEGFEASAEEIEAEVTSLATDYNMEVERVRQLLSEDMLKHDIAIKKAVEVITSTAKVK, encoded by the coding sequence ATGTCTGTATCATTTGAAAACAAAGAAACAAATCGCGGCCTTTTGACTTTTAGCATCAGTCAAGAGAAAATCAAGCCTGCCTTGGACCGTGTATTTAACTCAGTAAAAAAAGATATTGCTGTACCAGGTTTCCGTAAAGGTCGCCTTCCACGTGCTATCTTCAACCAACGTTTTGGTGAAGAAGCCCTCTACCAAGATGCTTTGAACGCTCTTCTTCCAGAAGCATACGAAGCTGCTGTCAAAGAAGTGGGTATTGAAGTAGTTGCTCAGCCTCAGTTTGATGTAGAGTCTATGGAAAAAGGTCAAGACTGGGTCATCAAAGCTGAAGTAGTCACTAAGCCAGAAGTTAAACTGGGTGCTTACAAAGACTTGGAAGTAACTGTTGAAGCTAGCAAAGAAGTGACTGACGCTGAAGTAGATGAGCGCATTGAGCGTGAGCGTAACAACTTGGCTGAGTTGGTTCTCAAAGAAGGTCCAGCAGCTGACGGTGATACAGTTGTGATTGACTTTGTTGGTTCTGTTGACGGCGTTGAATTTGACGGCGGCAAGGGTGACAACTTCTCACTTGGACTGGGCAGCGGTCAATTCATCCCAGGATTTGAAGAGCAGTTGGTTGGCCACAGTGCAGGTGAAACAGTGGACGTTGTCGTAACCTTCCCAGAAGACTACCAAGCAGAAGACTTGGCAGGCAAGGAAGCTAAGTTTGTGACAACTATTCATGAAGTTAAAGAAAAAGAAGTTCCAGCATTGGACGATGAACTTGCAAAAGATATCGACGAAGAAGTGGAAACACTTGACGAGCTGAAAGAAAAGTACCGCAAAGAATTGTCAGAAGCTAAGGAAACAGCTTATAACGATGCGGTAGAAGCAGCAGCTATTGATAAAGCAGTAGCAAACGCTGAAATCGTTGACTTGCCAGCAGAAATGGTCCACGAAGAAGTACACCGCGCTGTTAATGAATTCTTGGGCAATATGCAACGCCAAGGAATCTCACCTGACATGTACTTCCAAATCACTGGTACAACTCAGGAAGACCTACACAAACAATACGAAGCAGATGCTGAGTCACGCACTAAGACAAACCTTGTCGTAGAAGCAGTTGCTAAGGCAGAAGGTTTTGAAGCTAGCGCAGAAGAAATCGAAGCAGAAGTAACTTCATTGGCTACAGACTACAACATGGAAGTAGAACGTGTTCGTCAATTGCTGTCAGAAGACATGCTGAAACACGACATTGCTATCAAGAAAGCTGTTGAAGTGATTACAAGTACTGCAAAAGTGAAATAA
- a CDS encoding CTP synthase, translated as MSTKYIFVTGGVVSSIGKGIVAASLGRLLKNRGLKVTIQKFDPYINIDPGTMSPYQHGEVFVTDDGAETDLDLGHYERFIDINLNKYSNVTTGKIYSEVLRKERKGEYLGATVQVIPHITDALKDKIKRAARTTDSDVIITEVGGTVGDIESLPFLEALRQMKADVGADNVMYIHTTLLPYLKAAGEMKTKPTQHSVKELRGLGIQPNMLVIRTEEPAGQNIKNKLAQFCDVAPEAVIESLDVEHLYQIPLNLQAQKMDQIVCDHLKLDVPDADMTEWSAMVEKVMSLEKQVHIALVGKYVELPDAYISVVEALKHAGYANDAEVKINWIDANQLTAENAAELLGSADGIIVPGGFGQRGTEGKIQVIRYAREQDVPMLGICLGMQLTCVEFARHVLGLADANSAELNPDTPYPIIDLMRDQIDVEDLGGTLRLGLYPSKLKPGSKAAAAYDYQEVVQRRHRHRYEFNNAFREQFEAAGFVFSGVSPDNRLVEIVEIPENKFFVACQYHPELSSRPNRAEGLYTAFVTAAVEKSQER; from the coding sequence ATGTCAACTAAATATATTTTTGTCACCGGCGGTGTGGTTTCTTCTATCGGGAAAGGGATTGTGGCAGCTAGCTTGGGCCGGCTTTTGAAGAATCGCGGTCTCAAGGTTACGATTCAGAAATTTGATCCTTATATCAACATTGATCCTGGTACCATGAGCCCTTACCAGCATGGGGAAGTGTTTGTCACAGATGATGGAGCCGAGACGGATCTGGATCTGGGGCATTATGAGCGTTTTATTGACATTAATCTCAATAAATACTCCAATGTCACCACTGGTAAAATCTATAGCGAAGTCCTGCGCAAGGAGCGTAAAGGAGAGTATCTGGGGGCGACGGTCCAAGTCATTCCGCATATTACGGATGCTCTCAAGGACAAGATCAAGCGGGCTGCACGGACGACGGACTCGGATGTAATTATCACCGAGGTCGGAGGTACAGTGGGCGACATTGAGTCTCTTCCTTTCTTAGAAGCTCTGCGCCAGATGAAGGCGGATGTCGGAGCAGACAATGTTATGTATATCCATACGACCCTCCTGCCCTATCTCAAGGCGGCTGGCGAAATGAAGACCAAGCCGACTCAGCATTCTGTCAAAGAACTGCGAGGTCTGGGGATTCAGCCAAATATGCTGGTCATCCGTACAGAAGAGCCAGCTGGGCAAAATATCAAAAATAAGCTGGCTCAATTCTGTGATGTGGCGCCGGAGGCGGTCATTGAGTCGTTGGATGTGGAGCATCTTTACCAAATTCCTCTAAATTTGCAGGCCCAAAAGATGGACCAAATCGTCTGTGACCATCTGAAGCTGGATGTGCCGGATGCGGATATGACAGAGTGGTCAGCTATGGTAGAGAAAGTGATGAGTCTGGAAAAGCAGGTCCATATTGCTCTGGTCGGTAAGTATGTTGAGTTGCCAGATGCCTATATTTCAGTTGTCGAAGCGCTCAAGCATGCCGGCTATGCCAATGATGCGGAAGTTAAGATTAACTGGATTGATGCGAATCAGCTAACGGCCGAAAACGCGGCAGAGCTTCTTGGAAGTGCAGATGGGATTATCGTTCCGGGTGGCTTTGGTCAGAGAGGAACTGAAGGGAAGATTCAGGTAATCCGCTATGCGCGTGAGCAGGATGTGCCTATGCTGGGCATTTGCTTGGGTATGCAGCTAACCTGTGTCGAATTCGCCCGTCACGTCCTGGGATTGGCTGATGCCAACTCAGCGGAGCTCAATCCAGACACACCATATCCGATTATTGACCTCATGCGTGATCAGATTGATGTCGAAGACTTGGGTGGAACGCTGAGACTGGGGCTCTATCCTTCTAAGCTTAAGCCTGGCTCTAAGGCAGCAGCGGCTTACGACTATCAAGAAGTCGTTCAGCGCCGTCACCGTCATCGTTATGAGTTTAACAATGCTTTCCGCGAGCAGTTTGAGGCAGCTGGATTTGTATTTTCTGGAGTCTCACCGGACAATCGCTTGGTCGAAATAGTGGAAATCCCAGAAAATAAATTCTTCGTGGCCTGTCAATACCACCCAGAGCTTTCTAGCCGACCGAACCGAGCTGAAGGTCTTTATACGGCATTTGTCACAGCAGCGGTAGAAAAGAGCCAGGAGAGATAG
- the truA gene encoding tRNA pseudouridine(38-40) synthase TruA, which yields MTRYKAIISYDGYDFAGFQRQPHARSVQEEIEKTLTRINKGQPVVIHGAGRTDSGVHALGQVLHFDLPEERDEEKLRFALDTQTPEDIDFISVEQVSNDFHSRYNKHSKTYEFLVDIGRPKNPMMRHYATHYPYPLELRLIEEAIAQLEGTHDFTGFTASGTSVEDKVRTITEAKVRYDAERNFLVFTFSGNGFLYKQIRNMVGTLLKIGNKRMPVEQIQRILAEKDRHLAGPTAGPNGLYLKEIRYEE from the coding sequence ATGACACGTTATAAAGCTATTATTTCCTATGATGGTTATGACTTTGCTGGTTTTCAGCGACAGCCTCATGCCAGAAGTGTTCAGGAAGAGATTGAAAAGACCCTGACCCGTATCAATAAAGGCCAGCCTGTGGTGATTCATGGAGCGGGCCGGACCGACAGCGGTGTCCATGCTCTGGGCCAGGTGCTGCATTTTGATTTACCAGAAGAGCGGGATGAAGAGAAATTGCGTTTTGCCTTGGATACCCAGACGCCGGAAGATATTGATTTTATTAGTGTGGAGCAGGTGTCGAACGATTTTCATTCTCGCTACAATAAGCACAGCAAGACCTATGAATTCTTGGTGGACATCGGCCGGCCCAAAAATCCTATGATGCGCCATTATGCTACGCATTATCCTTATCCTTTGGAGCTGCGTCTGATAGAAGAAGCGATTGCTCAGCTAGAGGGGACGCATGATTTTACAGGCTTTACGGCTTCAGGGACCAGTGTGGAAGACAAGGTTCGGACTATTACCGAGGCTAAAGTTCGCTATGATGCAGAGCGGAATTTTCTGGTCTTTACTTTTTCGGGTAATGGCTTTCTCTATAAGCAGATCCGTAATATGGTAGGGACGCTGCTCAAGATTGGCAATAAGCGCATGCCGGTGGAGCAGATTCAGAGGATTTTAGCGGAGAAAGACCGCCATCTGGCAGGACCAACAGCCGGTCCAAACGGCCTTTATCTAAAGGAGATTCGTTATGAAGAATAA
- a CDS encoding class II fructose-bisphosphate aldolase produces MAIVSAEKFVQAARDNGYAVGGFNTNNLEWTQAILRAAEAKKAPVLIQTSMGAAKYMGGYKVARNLIANLVESMGITVPVAIHLDHGHYEDALECIEVGYTSIMFDGSHLPVEENLKLAKDVVEKAHAKGISVEAEVGTIGGEEDGIIGKGELAPIEDAKAMVETGIDFLAAGIGNIHGPYPANWEGLDLDHLKKLTEALPGFPIVLHGGSGIPDDQIQAAIKLGVAKVNVNTECQIAFANATRAFARDYEANEAEYDKKKLFDPRKFLANGVKAIQASVEERIDVFGSEGKA; encoded by the coding sequence ATGGCAATCGTTTCAGCAGAAAAATTTGTCCAAGCAGCTCGTGACAATGGTTACGCAGTTGGTGGATTCAACACAAACAACCTTGAGTGGACTCAAGCTATCCTGCGTGCGGCAGAAGCTAAGAAAGCACCAGTGCTTATCCAAACTTCAATGGGTGCTGCTAAATACATGGGTGGTTACAAAGTTGCTCGTAACTTGATCGCTAACCTTGTAGAATCAATGGGCATCACTGTACCAGTTGCGATTCACTTGGACCATGGTCACTACGAAGATGCACTTGAGTGTATCGAAGTTGGTTACACTTCTATCATGTTTGATGGTTCACACCTTCCAGTAGAAGAAAACCTTAAATTAGCTAAAGATGTTGTTGAAAAAGCACACGCTAAAGGTATCTCAGTAGAAGCTGAAGTTGGTACTATCGGTGGTGAAGAAGACGGTATCATTGGTAAAGGTGAATTGGCTCCAATCGAAGACGCTAAAGCAATGGTTGAAACTGGAATCGACTTCTTGGCAGCAGGTATCGGTAACATCCACGGCCCTTACCCAGCAAACTGGGAAGGTCTTGACCTTGACCACTTGAAGAAATTGACAGAAGCTCTTCCAGGCTTCCCAATCGTATTGCACGGTGGTTCAGGTATTCCTGATGACCAAATCCAAGCAGCTATCAAACTTGGTGTTGCGAAAGTTAACGTTAACACTGAATGTCAAATCGCATTCGCTAATGCAACTCGTGCATTTGCTCGTGACTACGAAGCAAACGAAGCAGAATACGACAAGAAGAAACTCTTCGACCCTCGTAAATTCTTGGCTAATGGTGTAAAAGCTATCCAAGCATCAGTTGAAGAACGTATCGATGTATTCGGTTCAGAAGGTAAAGCTTAA
- a CDS encoding GyrI-like domain-containing protein, which yields MFLNILASIRTNNFQDEHCIEKIQALWQEQEGAVKEAFSEGEPVYAVYHDYASDYKGDYSLSICRLTDGEVYDFDTSEQTYQVFEADKEGPQAVLHAWQRIWQAEETGELHRDYTIDFEKYDPDQTVAVFVATQQH from the coding sequence ATGTTTCTAAATATTTTAGCTAGTATTCGTACTAATAATTTTCAGGATGAGCATTGTATAGAAAAAATCCAAGCTCTCTGGCAGGAACAAGAGGGAGCTGTGAAAGAAGCTTTTTCTGAGGGGGAACCGGTCTATGCTGTCTATCATGACTATGCCAGTGATTACAAAGGAGACTATAGTCTCTCTATCTGCCGTTTGACAGATGGGGAAGTCTATGATTTTGATACCTCTGAGCAGACCTATCAAGTGTTTGAAGCGGATAAGGAGGGTCCTCAAGCGGTTCTTCATGCTTGGCAAAGGATTTGGCAAGCAGAAGAAACAGGTGAGCTTCATCGGGACTACACTATTGACTTTGAAAAATACGATCCCGACCAAACAGTGGCTGTCTTTGTTGCGACTCAGCAGCACTGA